The sequence below is a genomic window from Sinorhizobium terangae.
TGAACCGCTACTTGAACTCTGGTCCCCGTTTCGCACCTGGACCCGACGTCAACATAGATGCAGGTGTAACTCTTGGGCCGTCGCTCGGTACAATCAACGAACTGCGCTCACGTCGGCGGCAAACGGTGTTATCCGGCGGAAATGCGCATGCACGGTGGTGCCACGACCGCTATAGATCGTATCGCTCCAGCGACAACACCTTCCAGCCTTTCGACGGTCCGCGCCGTGCGTGCAACTCGCCTTACAATTAAACAGGGCGTGACCACGGCGGAAAGCGGCTTCACACTT
It includes:
- a CDS encoding BA14K family protein, coding for MLSGGNAHARWCHDRYRSYRSSDNTFQPFDGPRRACNSPYN